From Pararhodobacter zhoushanensis, the proteins below share one genomic window:
- the cysN gene encoding sulfate adenylyltransferase subunit CysN: MTDPIYKTDALIAENIDAYLETHQHKTMLRFITCGSVDDGKSTLIGRLLYDSKMIFEDQLAALEADSKRVGTQGQEIDFALLVDGLAAEREQGITIDVAYRFFATEKRKFIVADTPGHEQYTRNMVTGASTADLAVILIDARKGVLTQTRRHSYLVNLLGIRHIVLAVNKMDLVGYDQATYDQIVADYRAFATSIGIKDFTAIPISGFKGDNITAPSEKTPWYSGPSLLPYLEAVEVNITADQEQPFRMSVQWVNRPNLDFRGFSGMIASGSVKPGDAVRVLPSGKTSTIARIVAYGGDKDEAVAGESVTLTLADEIDCSRGQVIVASKAPLEVADQFEASVVWMDENEMVAGRAYWLKIGAQMVSAKVAQPKYEVDVNTQEHLAAKTLDLNSIGVATITTDREIPFAPYAESRDLGGFILIDKITNHTVAAGIIHFSLRRASNIHWQATDIGRDHHAAMKHQKPAVVWLTGLSGSGKSTIGNALEKKLARMNRHTFLLDGDNVRHGLNKDLGFTEADRVENVRRVGEVARLMTDAGLIVVTAFISPFRSERDMVRGMMEPGEFIEVFVDTPLSVAEERDVKGLYAKARSGQLKNFTGIDSPYEAPDNAEIRIDTTAMTADEAADKIIERLIP, translated from the coding sequence ATGACCGATCCTATCTACAAGACCGACGCGCTGATCGCGGAAAACATCGACGCTTATCTGGAAACCCACCAGCACAAGACCATGCTGCGCTTCATCACCTGCGGGTCGGTGGATGACGGCAAATCGACGCTGATCGGGCGGCTGCTGTATGATTCAAAGATGATCTTTGAGGACCAGCTGGCAGCACTGGAAGCCGACAGCAAGCGCGTGGGCACGCAGGGGCAAGAGATCGACTTTGCGCTCTTGGTCGATGGGCTGGCCGCCGAGCGCGAGCAGGGCATCACCATCGACGTGGCCTACCGCTTTTTCGCGACCGAGAAGCGCAAGTTCATCGTCGCCGACACGCCCGGCCACGAGCAATACACCCGCAACATGGTGACGGGTGCCTCGACCGCCGATCTGGCGGTGATCCTGATCGACGCGCGCAAGGGCGTGCTGACCCAGACCCGCCGTCACAGCTATCTGGTCAATCTGCTGGGCATCCGCCACATCGTGCTGGCGGTGAACAAGATGGATCTGGTGGGCTATGATCAGGCCACCTATGACCAGATCGTTGCCGATTACCGCGCTTTTGCCACCAGCATCGGCATCAAGGACTTCACCGCGATTCCGATTTCGGGCTTCAAGGGCGACAACATCACCGCGCCCAGCGAGAAGACGCCGTGGTACAGCGGCCCGTCGCTGCTGCCCTATCTTGAGGCGGTCGAGGTCAACATCACCGCCGATCAGGAGCAGCCGTTCCGCATGTCGGTGCAGTGGGTGAACCGGCCCAATCTGGATTTCCGGGGTTTCTCGGGGATGATTGCCAGCGGGTCGGTCAAGCCGGGCGATGCGGTGCGGGTGCTGCCGTCGGGCAAGACATCGACCATCGCGCGCATTGTGGCGTACGGCGGTGACAAGGACGAGGCGGTGGCGGGCGAATCCGTCACGCTGACGCTGGCCGACGAGATCGACTGCTCGCGCGGGCAGGTGATTGTCGCGTCCAAGGCACCGCTGGAGGTGGCGGACCAGTTCGAGGCCAGCGTCGTCTGGATGGACGAGAACGAGATGGTCGCCGGCCGGGCCTATTGGCTCAAGATCGGTGCGCAGATGGTGTCGGCCAAGGTGGCGCAGCCCAAGTATGAGGTGGACGTCAACACGCAGGAACATTTGGCGGCCAAGACGCTGGACCTGAACTCGATCGGCGTGGCAACGATCACCACCGACCGCGAGATCCCCTTTGCGCCCTATGCCGAAAGCCGCGATCTGGGCGGGTTCATCCTGATCGACAAGATCACCAACCACACGGTCGCTGCCGGGATCATCCATTTCTCGCTGCGCCGGGCGTCGAACATCCATTGGCAGGCCACGGACATTGGCCGCGATCACCACGCCGCGATGAAGCACCAGAAACCGGCCGTGGTCTGGCTGACCGGGTTGTCGGGGTCGGGCAAGTCGACCATCGGCAACGCGCTGGAGAAAAAGCTGGCGCGGATGAACCGGCATACGTTCCTGCTGGACGGCGACAACGTGCGGCACGGGTTGAACAAGGATCTGGGCTTTACCGAGGCTGACCGCGTGGAAAACGTCCGCCGGGTCGGCGAAGTGGCGCGTCTGATGACCGATGCGGGGTTGATCGTTGTCACGGCCTTCATCTCGCCCTTCCGGTCCGAGCGCGACATGGTGCGCGGGATGATGGAGCCAGGCGAGTTCATCGAGGTCTTCGTCGACACGCCGCTGAGCGTGGCGGAAGAGCGCGACGTGAAGGGGCTGTATGCCAAGGCACGCTCGGGTCAGCTGAAGAACTTCACGGGCATCGATTCGCCCTATGAAGCGCCCGACAATGCCGAGATCCGCATTGATACGACCGCGATGACGGCGGATGAGGCTGCGGACAAGATCATCGAACGCCTGATCCCCTGA
- the cysD gene encoding sulfate adenylyltransferase subunit CysD — protein MDASNDKEPAMSAKTLTHLQRLEAESIHIMREVVAEAEKPVMLYSVGKDSAVMLHLAKKAFYPSPPPFPLLHVDTTWKFQDMYKLRDKAAAEAGMELLVYQNPEAKERGINPFDHGALHTDMWKTEGLKQALDLYGFDAAFGGARRDEEKSRAKERVFSFRSANHRWDPKSQRPELWRLYNARKAKGESMRVFPISNWTELDIWQYIHLEGIEIVPLYFSAPRPTVVRDGLTLMVDDDRFPLRDGEVPVMRSIRFRTLGCYPLTGAVESEAKTLPEVIQEMLLTTTSERQGRAIDHDQAASMEKKKQEGYF, from the coding sequence ATCGATGCGTCAAACGACAAGGAACCGGCAATGTCCGCGAAGACTCTGACCCACCTGCAGCGGCTGGAAGCCGAAAGCATCCACATCATGCGCGAAGTCGTTGCCGAGGCTGAGAAGCCGGTGATGCTGTATAGCGTCGGCAAGGACAGCGCGGTGATGCTGCATCTGGCGAAGAAGGCCTTCTACCCGTCGCCGCCGCCGTTTCCGCTGCTGCATGTCGATACGACGTGGAAATTTCAGGACATGTACAAGCTGCGCGACAAGGCCGCCGCCGAGGCGGGCATGGAGCTGCTGGTCTATCAGAACCCCGAGGCGAAAGAGCGTGGCATCAACCCGTTCGACCACGGCGCGCTGCACACCGATATGTGGAAGACCGAAGGGCTGAAGCAGGCGCTGGACCTCTACGGGTTCGATGCAGCCTTTGGCGGCGCACGGCGCGATGAGGAAAAGAGCCGGGCAAAGGAGCGGGTGTTCTCGTTCCGCTCGGCCAACCACCGCTGGGATCCCAAAAGCCAGCGCCCCGAGCTGTGGCGCCTGTATAACGCTCGCAAGGCCAAGGGTGAGAGCATGCGGGTCTTCCCGATCTCGAACTGGACCGAGCTGGACATCTGGCAATACATCCATCTGGAAGGCATTGAAATCGTGCCGCTTTACTTCAGCGCCCCGCGTCCGACCGTGGTGCGGGACGGGCTGACGCTGATGGTCGACGACGACCGTTTCCCGCTGCGTGACGGCGAGGTGCCGGTGATGCGCTCGATCCGCTTCCGCACGCTGGGCTGCTACCCGCTGACCGGTGCGGTCGAGAGCGAGGCCAAGACGCTGCCCGAGGTCATTCAGGAGATGCTGCTGACCACGACCTCGGAACGGCAAGGCCGGGCGATCGACCATGATCAGGCCGCCTCGATGGAGAAGAAGAAGCAGGAAGGCTATTTCTGA
- a CDS encoding helix-turn-helix transcriptional regulator encodes MCSATRRHRPPWGAFLDALIALTRAQAAHLRIAAGSDTLTYSTDPAATLPPLEGLRTGRVYGQGEIAGATTPLRALRVSPRGDMQAWLVITTTRPEFDAIDGVKLSNLAPHLAQAVETWLALAGERARAQQSARAAQDLGAGWLWLDATARVSASDDGARALIAATPALRLTLDNRLDFRDATLARDLRRRIDRALLPGADPQILTLERSPLLQLSLLPGLAPRAPGLEPTLRALLRRAPSARHLAQPALGAAFDLKPSETRLAALLCDGLSLAECAAHLGWTIETTRSCSKSLFARTGTRSQSDLIRQNPHQRRLVQPGLTAADRALRAPQPLHLGAQTCEEQLAVARRHRPASRV; translated from the coding sequence TTGTGCAGCGCAACCCGCCGACATCGCCCCCCTTGGGGCGCGTTTCTTGACGCGCTCATCGCCCTGACCCGGGCACAGGCCGCCCATCTGCGGATCGCGGCGGGCAGCGACACGCTGACCTACAGCACCGACCCCGCCGCCACTCTGCCGCCGCTTGAGGGGCTGCGCACGGGCCGGGTCTATGGTCAGGGCGAGATCGCGGGGGCAACCACACCCCTGCGCGCCCTGCGCGTATCGCCGCGCGGGGACATGCAGGCGTGGCTGGTCATCACCACAACCCGGCCCGAGTTTGACGCGATTGACGGCGTCAAACTCAGCAATCTCGCGCCCCATCTCGCTCAGGCGGTTGAGACATGGCTGGCGCTGGCGGGCGAACGCGCCCGTGCCCAGCAAAGCGCCCGCGCCGCGCAGGATCTTGGCGCGGGCTGGCTCTGGCTCGACGCCACCGCCCGCGTCAGCGCCAGCGACGACGGCGCGCGCGCGCTGATCGCCGCCACCCCTGCGCTGCGCCTGACGCTCGACAACCGGCTCGACTTTCGCGACGCCACGCTCGCCCGTGATCTGCGCCGCAGGATCGACCGGGCGCTGCTCCCGGGGGCCGACCCGCAGATCCTGACACTGGAACGATCCCCGCTGTTGCAACTGTCGCTGCTCCCCGGCCTTGCGCCCCGCGCGCCGGGGCTCGAGCCGACCCTGCGCGCGCTGTTGCGACGGGCCCCCAGCGCCCGACACCTTGCACAGCCTGCCTTGGGCGCAGCGTTCGACCTCAAACCCAGCGAAACACGGCTGGCGGCCCTGCTCTGCGACGGGCTGTCACTGGCGGAATGCGCCGCACACCTCGGCTGGACCATCGAGACCACACGCAGCTGCTCGAAGTCGCTCTTCGCCCGCACCGGCACCCGCAGCCAAAGCGATCTGATCCGACAGAATCCTCACCAGCGCCGTCTGGTTCAGCCCGGACTGACCGCCGCCGATCGCGCCTTGCGTGCACCGCAGCCTCTACACCTTGGCGCTCAAACATGCGAGGAACAGCTGGCCGTCGCCCGTCGACATCGCCCGGCATCCCGGGTGTGA
- a CDS encoding KpsF/GutQ family sugar-phosphate isomerase, giving the protein MALNTIVSVDTAAVARRVLQVEAEALMALSTDLPADLPAAVQLILDRTGRVIVSGMGKSGHIGRKIAATLASTGTPSFFVHPAEASHGDLGMVTPQDTCILISNSGETSELGDIIAHCVRFSIPIVGISKRDDSSLMRTATCKLTLPDLPEACSIGMAPTTSTTLTLALGDALAVALMEARAFKPEHFRTYHPGGKLGARLAKAAQLMHGADSLPLVSTTQPMTEVILTMTSRGFGVAGVVDAAGALTGVITDGDLRRNMDGLMGRTAQTVATRNPITVRPETLAAEALAVMNAHKITALFVTDVTGTPLGILHLHDCLRAGVV; this is encoded by the coding sequence ATGGCTTTGAACACGATTGTTTCGGTTGATACCGCTGCCGTCGCGCGGCGCGTGCTTCAGGTCGAAGCCGAGGCCCTGATGGCCCTCTCGACCGACCTGCCTGCGGACCTGCCTGCCGCTGTGCAACTGATCCTGGACCGTACCGGCCGGGTGATCGTGTCGGGGATGGGCAAATCCGGCCATATCGGCCGCAAGATCGCCGCCACGCTTGCCTCGACCGGAACGCCGTCCTTCTTTGTCCACCCCGCCGAAGCCAGCCACGGCGATCTGGGCATGGTGACGCCGCAGGACACCTGCATCCTGATCTCGAACTCGGGCGAGACCTCGGAACTGGGCGATATCATCGCCCATTGCGTCCGCTTCAGCATCCCGATTGTTGGCATCTCAAAGCGCGACGACAGCTCGCTGATGCGCACCGCCACCTGCAAGCTGACCCTGCCCGACCTGCCCGAGGCCTGCTCGATCGGCATGGCCCCCACGACCTCGACCACACTGACGCTGGCCTTGGGCGATGCGCTCGCCGTTGCCCTGATGGAGGCCCGCGCCTTCAAGCCTGAACATTTCCGCACCTATCATCCCGGTGGCAAACTGGGTGCCCGGCTGGCCAAGGCCGCGCAGCTGATGCACGGTGCAGACAGCCTGCCGCTGGTGAGCACCACCCAACCGATGACCGAAGTGATCCTGACCATGACGTCACGCGGGTTTGGCGTGGCCGGGGTTGTCGATGCCGCCGGCGCGCTGACCGGCGTGATCACCGATGGCGACCTGCGGCGCAACATGGACGGGCTGATGGGGCGCACGGCGCAAACCGTGGCCACCCGCAATCCGATCACAGTGCGCCCCGAGACGCTGGCAGCCGAGGCGCTGGCGGTGATGAACGCACACAAGATCACTGCGCTTTTTGTCACCGACGTGACAGGCACCCCGCTGGGCATCCTGCATCTGCACGACTGCCTGCGCGCCGGGGTCGTCTAG
- the rfbC gene encoding dTDP-4-dehydrorhamnose 3,5-epimerase has translation MQIEETALPGVLILTPRRFGDARGWFSESWNRKTLRAAGLDLPEFVQDNHSLSARIGTLRGLHYQSPPHAQGKLVRCGRGRLLDVAVDVRRGSPTYGHSVSEELSAENGRQLWIPAGFLHGFVTREPDTEIIYKCTDHYAPECDGAVHFASVGVEWGVEMSDIQLSDKDKAAPALADWTSPFTWEPA, from the coding sequence ATGCAGATTGAAGAAACCGCGCTTCCCGGCGTCCTCATCCTGACCCCGCGCCGCTTTGGCGATGCCCGCGGCTGGTTCAGCGAAAGCTGGAACCGCAAGACGCTGCGCGCCGCCGGGCTGGATCTGCCAGAGTTCGTGCAGGACAATCATTCGCTGAGCGCCCGCATCGGCACGCTGCGTGGCCTGCACTATCAATCGCCGCCGCATGCTCAGGGCAAGCTGGTCCGCTGCGGGCGCGGGCGGTTGCTGGACGTTGCCGTGGACGTGCGCCGCGGCTCGCCGACCTACGGGCACTCGGTGAGCGAAGAATTAAGCGCCGAGAATGGTCGCCAGCTGTGGATCCCTGCAGGCTTTCTGCACGGTTTTGTCACGCGCGAACCTGACACCGAGATCATCTACAAATGCACCGACCATTACGCACCCGAGTGCGACGGCGCCGTGCATTTTGCGTCTGTGGGTGTGGAATGGGGCGTTGAAATGTCAGATATTCAATTGTCTGACAAAGATAAAGCCGCCCCCGCCCTCGCTGACTGGACCTCACCCTTCACCTGGGAGCCCGCATGA
- the rfbD gene encoding dTDP-4-dehydrorhamnose reductase, translating into MRILVFGETGQVARALAPLLPKDAVCLNRAQADLLDPAACAAAIHSHAPDVVINAAAWTAVDKAEGEETDALTVNALAPGAMAAACASRGIPFLHVSTDYVFDGSGDAPWQTDAPTAPLNAYGRTKLAGEQAIRAAGGRAAILRTSWVFSTHGANFLKTMLRLSETRDALSIVDDQIGGPTPAEAIARALITMAEALFNGHPGGTWHIAGTPFVSWADFAREIFAAADRSVTVTGIPTADYPTPAPRPLNSRLDGTTLLRDFGLPQPDWKAQTRADVRRLIP; encoded by the coding sequence ATGCGCATCCTTGTTTTCGGCGAAACCGGTCAGGTCGCGCGGGCGCTCGCCCCGCTGCTGCCCAAGGACGCGGTCTGCCTGAACCGGGCGCAGGCCGATCTGCTGGACCCTGCCGCCTGCGCCGCCGCGATCCATAGCCACGCCCCGGATGTGGTGATCAACGCCGCCGCCTGGACCGCCGTGGACAAAGCGGAGGGTGAAGAGACCGACGCGCTGACCGTCAACGCGCTTGCCCCCGGCGCGATGGCGGCGGCCTGTGCATCGCGCGGCATCCCCTTTCTCCACGTCTCGACCGACTATGTCTTTGACGGCTCGGGCGATGCGCCCTGGCAGACGGACGCCCCCACCGCCCCACTCAACGCCTATGGCCGCACCAAACTGGCCGGCGAACAGGCGATCCGCGCCGCCGGAGGCCGCGCGGCGATCCTGCGCACCTCGTGGGTGTTCTCGACCCATGGCGCGAATTTCCTCAAGACCATGCTGCGCCTGTCAGAAACCCGCGACGCACTCAGCATTGTCGATGACCAGATCGGCGGCCCCACCCCGGCCGAGGCCATCGCGCGCGCGCTGATCACCATGGCCGAAGCCCTGTTCAACGGCCATCCCGGCGGCACATGGCATATCGCCGGCACGCCCTTCGTCAGTTGGGCCGATTTCGCGCGCGAAATCTTCGCCGCCGCAGACCGCAGCGTGACCGTGACCGGCATTCCCACCGCCGACTACCCAACCCCGGCGCCGCGCCCGCTGAACTCGCGGCTCGACGGCACCACACTTTTGCGCGACTTTGGCCTGCCCCAGCCCGACTGGAAGGCCCAGACCCGTGCCGATGTCAGGAGATTGATCCCATGA
- the rfbA gene encoding glucose-1-phosphate thymidylyltransferase RfbA, whose translation MTAATPRQRKGIILAGGSGTRLFPITIGVSKQLMPIYDKPMIYYPLSVLMLAGIREIAVITTPHDQEQFQRALGDGSRWGLSFTYIVQPSPDGLAQAFILAEEFLDGAPSVMVLGDNIFFGHGLPELLAAANARPSGGTVFGYRVSDPERYGVVGMDDTGRVTQIVEKPTVPPSNYAVTGLYFLDDTASERARAIKPSPRGEVEIVDLLQTYLDEGALDVQRMGRGYAWLDTGTHGSLLDAGNFVRTLQARQGLQTGCPEEIAFQQGWISAEDLQIIARPLAKNEYGKYLLNLIAEGRAWD comes from the coding sequence ATGACCGCCGCAACGCCCCGTCAACGCAAGGGCATCATTCTGGCCGGAGGATCGGGCACCCGCCTGTTTCCGATCACCATCGGTGTCTCCAAACAGCTGATGCCGATCTACGACAAGCCGATGATCTACTACCCGCTGTCGGTGCTGATGCTGGCCGGGATCCGCGAGATCGCGGTGATCACCACCCCGCATGATCAAGAGCAGTTCCAGCGCGCGCTTGGGGATGGGTCACGCTGGGGCCTCAGCTTTACCTATATCGTGCAGCCCTCGCCCGATGGTCTGGCGCAGGCCTTCATTCTGGCCGAAGAGTTCCTCGATGGCGCCCCGTCGGTCATGGTGCTGGGCGACAACATCTTTTTCGGCCACGGCCTGCCCGAATTGCTGGCCGCAGCCAACGCGCGCCCCAGCGGCGGCACGGTGTTTGGCTACCGCGTCTCTGACCCCGAGCGTTATGGCGTCGTCGGGATGGATGACACCGGGCGCGTCACGCAGATCGTTGAAAAGCCGACCGTCCCACCGTCGAACTATGCCGTCACAGGCCTGTATTTCCTTGACGACACCGCGTCTGAGCGTGCCCGCGCGATCAAACCCTCTCCGCGCGGCGAGGTCGAGATCGTGGACCTGCTGCAAACCTATCTCGACGAGGGCGCGCTGGATGTGCAGCGCATGGGCCGGGGCTACGCCTGGCTGGACACCGGCACGCATGGCAGCCTGCTGGACGCGGGAAATTTCGTGCGCACGCTGCAGGCCCGGCAGGGCTTGCAAACCGGCTGCCCCGAGGAAATCGCCTTCCAGCAGGGCTGGATCAGCGCCGAAGACCTTCAGATCATCGCCCGGCCCTTGGCAAAGAACGAATACGGCAAATACCTGCTGAACCTGATCGCCGAAGGCCGCGCCTGGGACTGA
- a CDS encoding N-acetylglucosamine kinase: protein MSWLGVDMGGTATRWVRCDVSGAVLGHGKTSGANGMVFDPAERAAFDAALTGIRAATGPLSGAYLGVTGAGFTKDPALLHAAAQALDLTPDRVRVVNDMVLAWHAVWPQGGGHVVTAGTGSVGFSLARGTTTLVGGRGMLLDDAGSGAWIGLQAVRALWRLVEDYGKPQGAETLARLVFDAMGGSDWEDTRRYIYGHHRGGIAALARPVAQAAAQGDPLALDLLTRAGDEIARLCRTIVAHAGPGPVAVFGGIIALHPSIRAAIEAGTAGLTLSFPHPDAALTAAALARSEIA, encoded by the coding sequence ATGAGCTGGCTGGGCGTAGACATGGGCGGCACGGCGACGCGCTGGGTCCGCTGCGATGTGTCCGGTGCGGTGCTTGGCCACGGCAAGACGTCGGGCGCGAACGGGATGGTGTTTGATCCCGCAGAGCGTGCCGCCTTTGACGCGGCCCTGACCGGCATCCGGGCCGCCACCGGCCCCTTGTCGGGGGCGTATCTGGGCGTCACCGGCGCGGGATTTACCAAGGATCCCGCCCTCTTGCACGCAGCGGCGCAGGCGCTGGACCTTACCCCGGATCGCGTGCGCGTGGTCAATGACATGGTGCTCGCCTGGCACGCCGTCTGGCCGCAGGGCGGCGGGCATGTGGTGACGGCGGGCACAGGATCGGTCGGCTTTTCCTTGGCGCGGGGAACGACCACGCTGGTCGGCGGACGCGGCATGTTGCTCGACGATGCAGGCTCGGGCGCTTGGATTGGCTTGCAAGCCGTGCGCGCCCTCTGGCGGCTGGTTGAGGATTACGGCAAGCCGCAGGGTGCCGAGACCCTCGCCCGGCTGGTGTTTGACGCGATGGGCGGCAGCGACTGGGAAGACACGCGCCGCTATATCTATGGCCATCACCGCGGAGGCATCGCCGCCCTCGCCCGCCCGGTGGCACAGGCCGCCGCACAAGGCGACCCGCTGGCGCTGGACCTGCTGACCCGCGCAGGCGATGAGATCGCGCGCCTTTGCCGCACCATCGTCGCCCATGCAGGCCCCGGGCCGGTCGCGGTCTTTGGTGGCATCATCGCGCTGCACCCGAGCATTCGCGCGGCGATAGAAGCAGGCACAGCCGGTTTGACCCTCAGCTTCCCCCACCCCGACGCGGCGCTCACCGCTGCCGCCCTCGCCCGATCGGAGATCGCATGA
- a CDS encoding N-acetylmuramic acid 6-phosphate etherase, translating into MSSTEHAAARFAGIEDWPTADLASALLETQLAAVSAATSAQAALAQAIDAAAERLAQGGRLIYLGAGTSGRLAVLDAAELPPTFNWPAERAIALMAGGPGAVVNAVEGAEDSVTEAPAALKALTLTALDVVIGVAASGRTPYVRAGLAAAKAIGALTLSVTNAPEAPLAAEADIALTAATGAEIIAGSTRMKAGTAQKVLLNCLSTGIMIRLGYVYRGRMVEMRPTNVKLHARAVAMIADLTGENTEAAEKALQAGGDIKTAVAMLLLTLDAKAATARLTATGGKLSAALKD; encoded by the coding sequence ATGAGCAGCACCGAACACGCCGCCGCCCGCTTCGCCGGGATCGAGGACTGGCCGACCGCCGACCTCGCCAGCGCCCTGCTGGAAACCCAGCTTGCCGCCGTTTCCGCCGCTACCAGCGCACAGGCAGCCCTCGCGCAAGCCATTGACGCTGCTGCCGAACGCCTCGCCCAAGGCGGGCGGCTGATCTATCTGGGGGCTGGCACGTCGGGCCGTCTGGCGGTTCTTGACGCCGCCGAACTGCCGCCCACCTTCAACTGGCCCGCCGAGCGCGCCATCGCGCTGATGGCGGGCGGTCCCGGTGCCGTGGTGAACGCCGTCGAAGGGGCCGAGGACAGCGTGACCGAGGCCCCTGCCGCGCTCAAAGCCCTCACGCTCACCGCTTTGGATGTCGTCATCGGCGTCGCCGCCTCGGGACGCACGCCCTATGTCCGCGCGGGCCTTGCCGCTGCCAAGGCCATCGGCGCGCTGACCCTCAGCGTCACCAACGCCCCCGAAGCGCCGCTGGCCGCCGAGGCCGACATCGCCCTGACCGCCGCCACCGGGGCCGAGATCATCGCAGGCTCGACCCGCATGAAAGCGGGCACCGCGCAGAAGGTCTTGCTGAACTGCCTGAGCACCGGGATCATGATCCGGCTCGGTTACGTTTATCGCGGCCGCATGGTCGAGATGCGCCCAACCAACGTCAAACTCCACGCCCGCGCTGTCGCCATGATTGCCGACCTGACCGGCGAAAACACCGAGGCCGCCGAAAAGGCATTGCAAGCCGGGGGCGACATCAAGACCGCCGTGGCGATGCTGCTGCTGACCCTCGACGCCAAGGCGGCGACAGCCCGCCTGACAGCCACCGGCGGAAAGCTTTCGGCCGCGCTCAAGGACTGA